From the Xylanibacillus composti genome, the window GTCTACAGTTTGCCGGTCCAAGTGCCGTCCCGCAATCGCATTTTCCGCCAAATGAATGCCCTGGATACTGCCTGCTGCGAGTTTGGCCGCAGATACGGCGCCATCCCGCAAATGCTCGGTCGAGATGGATTCGATTTTCAGGTGCTCTCCACTTATCGACGCATCGGCTACGTGCTCGCTGTGCACAGCATCCTCCGCCAAGTGCTGGCTTCCTACCGCATAAGGCTCCAGTTGGCTCGCGCCGACCGCACCATTCTGAATATGCCGGTTCATGATCGCACCGTCGGCAAGATGATCCGCTTGTATTTGCCTGCTTTCAATATGATCCGCTTGTATCGATTTGGCTCGCACATGCTCGCTGGAGACAGCTCCGTTGGCCAACTGTTCGGCGCCGATTTCCTGCGATGCAATATGCTCCGCACGAACAGACTCGTTCGCCAGCTTGTCGCCAGTCACCGATTTGTTCATCAGATGAACCGTTGTAATGCTTTGCATCTTCAGCTTGCTGCCGTCAATGCAGGTGCTGGCCAGCTTATCCTCAGTCACAGCTCCATCCTGCAAATGCGAGGTGCGCACGCTTTCTTCTTGAAGGTGATTGCCTTGAATCGCCTTAAAGGCGATGTGCTGGCCATGGACCGCCCCATCAGCCAGCTTCTCTGCATGGACCGCTGAGGCAGCCAGCTTCTCGGCATCGACAGCCCCGTCCTCGAGATGAACGCCGGCTACCGATTGGACGGCCAGATGATTCCCCTGAATGGCCTGGTTGCCAATGTGTGCGCTCCGAATGATGCCCTCGCCCAAGTGTCCGCTTCCTACGCTCTGCGGGGCAAGTTTTTCCCCTGTGACAGCTTGATCGCGAAGCACAGAAGTATCCACTGCATCAGGCTGCAGCTTGCTCGCATCAATGCTGCGGTCAGCCAATTTGCTTCCGGTTACCGAGCCATCCTCATAGTGCTGCGTCTGCAGCGAGCTGCGGTGAATGTGCTGCGCCTCTATGATTTCGGCGGCAAGGTGATCCCCATGGATGATACGGGCTGCCAGATGCTTTCCAGTCACGGATTGCGGGGAAATATGCCGTTCCGTGACAGCATGGTCGTGAATATGCTCGGAAGTGATGGACTGCTCGCGCAAGTGGCTGCCTTCGAGCGTATTGGGCAGCACATGTTTCCCATGCACCGCACGCTCCGCCAGCTTCTCTGCTTGCACGCTCGCGTTCGCCAAATGGTCCGTTGTCACGGCGCCGCGCATCAACTTGCTCGATGACACGCATTCATCTGCCAATTTCGACTGCGACACTGCGTAATCCGCTATTTTATTGGATGAGACACATTCCGGCGCCAGCTTCGAGGTCGTAATCGTATGGTCGGCCAAGTGATGCGTTTGCAGCGTTTCCGAGGCGAGATGCGAGGAGCCGACAGAGTCTGGAGCAAGCTTATCGGAGGTCACGCTATGCGGCTGCAGCGCCTCTGAGGTTACGCTGTGCCTGTAGAGGTGCTCGCTCTGCACGGCACCCGGTCTCAGCTGCTCCGAACCTATCGCCTGACTGGCTACTTGCTCATTCGTGACAGAGTCCGGCGACAGATGCTGCTGCTTGACGGCTCCAGGGGCCAATATTTCCGCTCTCACACTATGCTCAGCCAATTTCTCCGTCGTTATCGCACGATCCGCAATATTGCCCGCACTGACAACCCCATGCGCCAGGTGAGCCGACTGAATGCTTCCCGCTTGAAGCTGTCTGGAGCCGATCGATTCCGGCTTCACATGCTCAGCCTGTATGCATCCGGGCGCCAAATGATCGGCTTGCACGGCATGATGGGCGAGATGCTTGGATTGAACAGCCTCCGCCTGCAGATGCTCCGAATGGATGGCGTCATGCTGCAGCTTATCTCCCGTAACGGCCTGGCTCTTAATTTTGCTGCTGATTACACTTTCATCCGCCAGCTTGGCGGCCGTAACGGCTCCGTTGGCCAAATTGTTCGTCTGTATGGCACCGCTTTTGATTTTTTCCGAAGTGACGGACTGGTCTTGCAAATTGTCTTCACTTACACTCTCCTTCTGAAGATGACGATTGTCGATGGAGTCCTCCGCAATCTTCACGCCGTCGATCACCTTATCCGCCAGCTTCTCTGCGGTAATCGACTGATCAGCCAGCTTCACGCCCGAGATGGATCGGTCCCTCAGCTTGCTGCCGCCTATAGCGCCGTCGGCCACATGCTGCTCATCTATGGCGCCTGGAGCTACTTTGGCGGCTGTCACACTTTCGGCAGCCAGCTTCGGTCCGGTCACGACGTAGTCCGCCAACAGCTCAGATGTGATGGTGCCAATCTGAAGCTTAGTGCTGTCTACTGAGCGGTTCGCCAGCTTCTCCCTCGTCACGGCGCCATCCTGCAGATCATCTGTGTAAATCACGGCTCCCTTGGCCTCATTCAAACGTTCCTTCTTCAATTGGCTTGCCGTCACGGCGGGTAATGGCGGCTGAGCCGGCGACTCGGTATGCTCTTCTGCAACCGCCTCGTTGACTGAAATTTCTGATTCCTTCTGATAAGTCTTTGCCTCGTTCACAGGTTCCGACCGTTCCTCTTCCGCATGGTTTAAATCCGGTTTATCCGCACTGCGGCTAGTCGATCTGGCAACTCGGTTGGACTGGTCTGTACGGGTGCGGCTGGGGGGTTTGCCGGCTCGCTTGGCCCCTTCCGATGCAGACGAAAGGCGGCGTCCGTCAATCAGGGCAAGTTCGTCAAAGTTGGCAGGCAGCGCAATACCGCGTACGGTCCGCTGCCGTGTTCTCTTCTTCATGCCTTCTCCTCGCTTTTTCCATATAGTCCATTTCACTATATGCATGCACCCATTTTCCAGCCATGTACACCCGCCTATTGGCAAGCATGCATGCCATTTTTTTGATAAAAATTTCGACATCATGCGAAACAGGAAAACGATTCCTCGACCGTTTCGCCTGCAGGCCTTTAGAATAAATAGCGGATTACCCCCATGCTGACCATGCCTGTCAATACGGTAAACGCCAAGCTTTTCGTCCAAAGCGCCACAGCCAGCGTCGGGCCTATCGCCAGCAGCACCTGCCAATCCACGGCGATTTCATCGCCCTCCTCCTTCAAGATGCTGCCTGCCACCAATGATGCAAATAGACAAACCGGAATGAAGGAAAGCCATTTCATTACAATATCCGGCAGCTGCACGCTCCGGGCTAGAATAAAGGGCAGCACACGCGGAATAACGGTTACTGCCGCGCAGGCAAGAATGATCCAAAAGACAGTCTGTTCCTCGCTCATCTGTCTCTCACCACCCCTATGGCCGCAACGCCTGCTGTCGCCAACAAGACC encodes:
- a CDS encoding AzlD domain-containing protein yields the protein MSEEQTVFWIILACAAVTVIPRVLPFILARSVQLPDIVMKWLSFIPVCLFASLVAGSILKEEGDEIAVDWQVLLAIGPTLAVALWTKSLAFTVLTGMVSMGVIRYLF